The proteins below are encoded in one region of Telopea speciosissima isolate NSW1024214 ecotype Mountain lineage chromosome 10, Tspe_v1, whole genome shotgun sequence:
- the LOC122641651 gene encoding glutamine-dependent NAD(+) synthetase-like, protein MRLLKVATCNLNQWAMDFDCNLRNIKESIERAKEAGAVIRLGPELEITGYGCEDHFLELDTVTHAWECLKDILVGDYTEGILCSIGMPIIKGSERYNCQVLCLDRKILMIRPKMWLANDGNYRELRWFTAWKQEDQLVDFELPKDISEALLQKSVPFGYGYIQFLDTAVAAEVCEELFTPLPPHAQLALNGVEVFMNASGSHHQLRKLDLRLRAFIGATDTRGGVYMYSNHQGCDGGRLYYDGCCCIAINGDVVAQGSQFSLKDVEVLVAQIDLDAVASLRGSISSFQQQASCTSKVSSVKAPYQLCQSFNLQMSLSSPLKIRYHSPEEEIAFGPGCWLWDYLRRSGASGFLLPLSGGADSSSVAAIVGCMCQLVVREIANGDEQVKADAIRIGQYTGGQFPTDSKEFAKRIFYTVFMGSENSSDATRLRAKTLADEIGSWHLDVSIDTVISSLLSLFEKLTGKRPRYKVDGGSSTENLGLQNIQARIRMVLAFMLASLLPWVHNKAGFYLVLGSSNVDEGLRGYLTKYDCSSADINPIGSISKQDLRAFLRWAASHLGYSSLAEVEAAPPTAELEPIRSNYSQLDEVDMGMTYEELSVYGRLRKIFRCGPVSMFQNLCYKWGGILTPSEVADKVKHFFKYYSINRHKMTVLTPSYHAESYSPEDNRFDLRQFLYNARWPYQFRKIDELVQNCDEEKVAAMESQGNGKVGPTLEHGGGMGVIAAGSSDPKSGL, encoded by the exons GTGGGAGTGCTTGAAAGATATTTTAGTTGGTGATTATACCGAAGGTATATTATGCAGCATCGGTATGCCCATAATTAAAGGATCTGAGCGCTACAACTGTCAAGTTCTTTGTTTAGACAGAAAAATACTCATGATCCGCCCAAAGATGTGGCTTGCAAATGATGGCAATTACAGGGAACTCCGATGGTTTACTGCATGGAAACAAGAAGACCAGCTTGTTGACTTTGAGCTCCCAAAAGACATTTCTGAGGCTTTGTTGCAGAAGTCTGTACCTTTTGGTTATGGATACATTCAATTTCTAGACAC AGCTGTTGCCGCTGAAGTCTGTGAAGAGCTTTTTACACCTCTACCTCCACATGCTCAGCTTGCACTGAATGGTGTGGAAGTGTTCATGAATGCAAGTGGAAGCCACCACCAATTAAGAAAGCTTGATCTCCGTCTTCGTGCTTTTATAGGTGCCACCGATACCCGTGGAGGGGTTTACATGTACAGTAATCACCAAGGATGTGATGGTGGCCGTCTTTATTATG ATGGGTGCTGTTGCATTGCGATTAATGGAGATGTGGTTGCTCAAGGATCTCAGTTttctctaaaggatgttgaggTTTTGGTAGCTCAAATTGACCTAGATGCT GTGGCTAGTCTTAGGGGATCAATCAGTAGTTTTCAACAGCAAGCAAGTTGCACATCGAAGGTCTCATCAGTGAAGGCACCTTACCAGCTTTGTCAGTCTTTCAACCTCCAAATGTCCCTTTCCAGTCCACTTAAG ATTAGGTATCATTCTCCAGAGGAGGAAATTGCTTTTGGACCTGGTTGCTGGTTGTGGGACTATTTACGAAGAAGTGGAGCTTCAGGATTTTTGCTTCCTCTTTCTGGTGGAGCAGATAGTTCTTCTGTAGCGGCTATAGTTGGCTGCATGTGTCAGCTTGTTGTAAGAG AAATTGCAAATGGGGATGAACAAGTAAAAGCTGATGCGATACGAATTGGTCAATACACTGGTGGACAGTTCCCAACAGACAGTAAAGAATTTGCTAAGCGTATATTCTATACAGTATTCATGGGGTCCGAAAACAG TTCAGATGCCACAAGGTTACGGGCAAAGACTCTAGCAGATGAGATTGGGTCATGGCACCTTGATGTTTCTATAGATACTGtcatttcttctttactctCCTTGTTCGAAAAACTTACTGGAAAGCGTCCACGCTATAAG GTGGATGGGGGTTCTAGTACTGAAAACTTAGGGTTACAAAACATTCAAGCTCGGATTCGAATGGTGCTAGCCTTCATGTTAGCATCACTTCTGCCTTGGGTTCACAATAAGGCTGGATTTTATCTAGTGTTGGGTAGCTCCAATGTTGATGAAGGATTGCGTGGATACTTAACAAAG TATGATTGCAGCTCTGCAGATATAAATCCTATTGGAAGTATTAGTAAGCAGGATCTTCGAGCCTTTCTACGATGGGCTGCCTCCCATCTTGGCTACTCATCTTTGGCAGAAGTAGAAGCTGCTCCTCCTACTGCTGAACTGGAGCCTATACGTTCCAATTACAGCCAG TTGGATGAAGTGGATATGGGAATGACATACGAGGAGCTCTCAGTCTATGGAAGATTGCGTAAAATTTTCCGCTGTGGTCCTGTGTCAATGTTTCAG AATCTCTGCTACAAATGGGGTGGAATATTAACTCCGTCAGAGGTAGCTGATAAGGTGAAGCACTTCTTCAAGTACTATTCGATCAATCGACACAAGATGACTGTCTTGACACCTTCTTATCATGCTGAG AGTTATTCCCCTGAGGACAACCGATTTGATCTTCGTCAGTTCCTCTATAATGCTCGATGGCCATATCAGTTCCGCAAAATCGATGAACTTGTACAGAACTGTGATGAAGAGAAAGTGGCTGCTATGGAATCACAGGGTAACGGCAAAGTGGGCCCTACACTAGAACACGGAGGTGGGATGGGTGTCATTGCAGCAGGCTCAAGTGATCCGAAATCCGGTCTCTAG